The following coding sequences lie in one Manis javanica isolate MJ-LG chromosome X, MJ_LKY, whole genome shotgun sequence genomic window:
- the TGIF2LX gene encoding homeobox protein TGIF2LX — MNMEAAKESPVKTQIQDQGTSVVLKGNTSSNTVLASLDNKKKQKRYFPTESVKILRDWLCDHQLKPYPSEAEKLMLSEQTNLSFLQVSNWFVNARRRILPAMLQQNGNDPHQIILYHQKGKAANATHLQSTHLSTQATSGPRDPDKMQCSPGSPHPMGQESEEKQQDLEVSPGQKLLLSAEPEEKVGISATRSWLTSPEPMWAEEYKDLSSFQLLVEVAVQKAAEMELQKQQEANP; from the coding sequence ATGAACATGGAGGCTGCTAAAGAAAGCCCGGTGAAGACCCAAATCCAGGACCAAGGCACCTCAGTTGTGTTAAAGGGTAACACGAGTTCAAATACAGTTCTTGCCTCATTAGacaacaagaagaaacaaaaaaggtacTTCCCAACTGAGTCTGTGAAGATCCTCCGTGACTGGCTGTGTGATCACCAGCTAAAGCCCTATCCTTCAGAAGCCGAGAAGCTAATGCTGTCGGAGCAGACCAATTTGTCTTTCCTGCAGGTTTCCAACTGGTTTGTCAATGCCCGTAGACGCATTCTTCCAGCAATGCTTCAGCAGAATGGAAACGACCCCCACCAGATAATCTTGTACCACCAAAAAGGCAAGGCTGCTAATGCGACTCACCTGCAGAGCACCCATCTATCTACGCAGGCCACCTCAGGGCCCAGAGATCCAGACAAGATGCAATGCTCACCGGGGAGCCCCCACCCAATGGGCCAGGAGTCAGAGGAAAAGCAGCAAGATCTAGAGGTGTCGCCAGGCCAGAAGCTCCTCCTGAGCGCTGAGCCCGAGGAAAAGGTAGGTATTTCTGCCACTAGGTCCTGGCTTACATCTCCTGAACCTATGTGGGCAGAAGAGTACAAGGATTTAAGCAGCTTCCAGCTACTGGTGGAGGTAGCAGTACAAAAAGCTGCCGAAATGGAGCTACAGAAGCAGCAAGAGGCCAATCCATGA